From the genome of Alkalibaculum bacchi:
TTCGGGGAACCCCGAGCATGAGTATTTGCTGAAAGACTTAGGAAAGTATACAATTGGGAAGGCTTGCATCTATGTTAAGAGGCTTTCAGACATCGACTTAGAAGCGCTTGAAAGGCTAATGAGTGCCACTATTGAATTTTTAGAAGATAAATACGGGCGAAATTAATAAAGACTCACTAGGGAAAGACTCACTAGGGACGTAGAATTTTGGGTCAAGTTTTTAAGCCACATCAGGTTGAAAGACTCGCCTGGGAAGGGGAAATTGCTTAGGGATGGGATGTTTTGGGCCCAATACCTTAAAATAAAAGAAGACGAAACTTCCGCTTGAAGTCTCATCCTTAATGTGGTTAATTTGCAAAAGAGAGTGGATTGACACTTGCGAATCTAAAAATCTGACTTGAAAAGTCCCGTCCCTCGCAAACCCCCTATTTAAGTGCTTTACCTAAGGATTTAAGTTTAAAACTATAGAAACATTATTGGAAACATTATTGGGACACTTCTCATTTTTTCACTACTTTTATCCTATCATACATTCAACAAAAATTACAATATCCTTTATAATTATCATTGCATATTATTATATTCTGTGAGAATCAACCCACCACTAACTAATTGTTCATTAAACAGGCAGTGACTTTGCCATGTTTTTTTTCATATAATAATATAGTTAAAGAACAAGCTCTCACTTAAGAAAGTTCATATTTCTCCTACCTCCTTGTAAAGCAGCAGGAGAATGTGCCAAAATGGTAGATTCTTGAGAACTGCTCCCTACTAGTTTTCTTCATGTAATATTTATTACTTGGAATCTCGCCTTCGTGGCGCACCGGTCCTGTCCCAAGCTTGCCAATTTTCTGTCAAAATCCAGTCAAAATACTAACTATTAATAATTTTCACATCATGGTAAAATATGACCAAGCTTTGATTCTAGAAAATAATCATAGTATATATTCAAGGGAGCTAACAAAAAGTGAAGAACAAGAGAAAAAAACAAGATGTGAATATTTGTGATATAGATGATGAAGATAGCGATGAATTTTTTTATTATATTGCAGGATATACATCTAACGGATTTGCTTATGGCATAACATGGGAGCAAGCAATAGAAGATGGGTTAATAGATCAAAAAGAATTAGATGATGATACTGAAGAATTACCCTTTTAGCAAAGGAAGGTGAGGGACTGTAGGTGAACATAAATAATTTTAAGACTCAAATAAACAAAACAATTTTAGATAGAGGATATGACTATTTTATTGTTGGCAATGTAGTTGAAATATGCAAACAAAGAGATAATGAATATATTTTTCAAGTTCAAGGAAATAATGATTATGAAGTTGTTATAAAGATAGATGATCAAGGAGAAATCCTATATTCAGAATGTGACTGCCCTTATGATTTTGGATCTATATGCAAACATGAAGTAGCTGCATATTTTGAGCTAATTGATATCGTAAATGGTAAAAATAATAATTTGAGCGTGAAAAAAGTCGTAACAAAACAACCAGAAATAAAAGAAGTGTTGAGCAATCTCTCCAAAGAAGATCTAATAAAAATAATAATAGACATGACCCAAAAGGATAGCACTTTAGAAAATAGCCTTATTATAAGGTACTCAAAAGTTGATAACGATCAAGAGCTTAAATTATGTAAAAAACATATAGAAGCTATTGTTAGCAAATATGCTGGTAGAGAAGATTTTATCCCATATGGAGATACCTACGACTATGTAGATGAAATGGAAGATCTATTAGAAAGATCAAGAAACACGGATGATATATTATTAGCTTTTGATATTGCATTTATGGTTCTCAATGAGGCTATTGAAGCTTTTCAATACGCAGATGATTCTAATGGAGCAATAGGTTATTTAGCATCAGAAACTATAGAATTAATAAAAGAAATAATAACTGATTGCGCTGATTTAGATATTTCTATAAGAGAAATGATATTTAATAAAGTGCTTGCACAAAGTGATAACAAGGCTTTTAATAGATGGGAAGATTATAAAATTGATCTCCTTAGATTATGTATTGAATTTGCAGATATAGAAGCTTTAAGAGAGCAATTTAAGAAGAAAATTGAATATATTATAAGCAAGAATTCCAGTAATGAATATAAAGAATATTACAATGAACAAATGTTGCAAATATTATTTCAAATAATAGATACTTATGGATGTGAAGAAGATGCCGTAGCGTTTATAAAAGAGAATACAAAATACACTTCTTTTAGAGAACTACTTATTAGTAAGTATATTAAAGAAAAGAACTATTCTAGGGTTGTAGAATTGACAATGGAAGGCGAAAAGCAAGATAAGCAATACACAGGCTTAGTATCAAAATGGAAGAAGATAAGATACAATGCCTATAAAAAGCTTTCTTTAAAGGAAGAACAGCAAAGATTATCAAAGGAATTACTCTTTGATGGAAATTTTGAATATTATAAAGAACTCAAAGAGCTAGTAACAGGCGACAAAAGAGCCTTTTATGATAACTTAAAGCAAGAATTAAAAGACAATAATCACTGGCCTATTAGTAAGATTTATCTAGAACTTATAGTACATGAAAACGACTTAGATGAAATAATAGAATATGTAAGAAAGTATCCGTGGAATATTGAAGAATACGCTAATATGCTAAAGGAAAAATTCAAGGACGAAGTAATTGACCTATATATAAAACATATAAAAAAGAAGGCAGATAACTCATCCAATAGAAAAGAATATCAGCGAGTCTGCCAAATTCTTAAGAGATATAAAAAGATAGCAGGAGTAAAAAAACAAGAAGAGTTAATTAACGAGCTAGCTACCATGTATAGAAGAAGACCAGCCTTTATAGATGAACTGAGTAAAACTTAATAGATGTGACCCATTAGTGACCCATTAGGGACGTGACCCATTAGGGACGTGAAATTTTGGGTCAAGTTATTGAGCGACTTCAGGCAAAAGTTTCACCTTGGAAGGGGAAATTGCTTAGGGATGGGATGTTTTGGGCCCAATACCTTAAAATAAAAGAAGACGAAACTTCCGCTTGAAGTCTCATCCTTAATGTGGTTAATTTGCAAATGAGAGTGGATCGACACTTGAGAATTTAAAAATCTGACTTGAAAAGTCCCGTCCCTCACAAATCCCGTTGTAATAAAGTGATCTATTATTTCGAATAACCTTTGTTTTTGTGTGACATTGTTGCAATTTATTGCTGAATGTATGATAAGATAAAACCAGTGAAAAAATGAGAAGTGTCCCTATTGGGTTTTAATCCTCTCTCTAAGCTATAATAATCATAAAGTAAGAGGCAGCCACGCATCTGCATGGCTACCTCTTACTTTATCTCTTGTTCTAAGTCTTTAAAAATATCGTCCTTAAAAAACTCTGTAATGGAAATATGCAATCCATCGCAGAGTTTTTTTACTGTGATAACAGACAGGTCCTTACGGGTATTGTCCATCATCGAATAGACAGTCGATGGTGTTACACCTGCACGAGTTGCAAGCTCGTTGTATTTAATTCCATTTTGCTGGCAAAGTTCCTTAAATCGCAAAACAATTGCTTCTTTAATCTGCATACTATCACCTCTACATAATTTTAGAATATTTTACATTTGCGAGTGTACGCACTTGCGTATTATTTGTAGTTATGATAAAATATACTCAAATGCGTAGAAGAGGTGATTAAATGAAAACCAAAACTTGTTGTGTGACAGGACATAGAGAGCTTGACCCATCAAAAATAGAGCCTATCAAGAAGGCTCTAAGAAATGCCATTATGGAAGCTATCAAAGATGGTTACACCCATTTCATCAGTGGTTTTGCTGAAGGTGTTGACCTATATTTTGCAGAAATTGTAGCTGAGTTAAAAGAAGAACACGACCTATTTCTTGAAGCTGCCATACTAAATCGCAATCGTGTCAAAACCAAAGATACAGAATTTCAACGCTTACTTACTCAGTGCAATGTAGTAGGAATACACGCAGAGGAGTATAGCCCTAGCTGTTACCTTGTACGTAATCGTTTTATGGTGCAGTCCTCAGACTTTATAATTGCTGTCTACGATGGTAGAGAGAAAGGTGGCACATTATCTACCATGCGGTATGCCCATGCTTTGG
Proteins encoded in this window:
- a CDS encoding helix-turn-helix domain-containing protein — translated: MQIKEAIVLRFKELCQQNGIKYNELATRAGVTPSTVYSMMDNTRKDLSVITVKKLCDGLHISITEFFKDDIFKDLEQEIK
- a CDS encoding SLOG family protein; the protein is MTGHRELDPSKIEPIKKALRNAIMEAIKDGYTHFISGFAEGVDLYFAEIVAELKEEHDLFLEAAILNRNRVKTKDTEFQRLLTQCNVVGIHAEEYSPSCYLVRNRFMVQSSDFIIAVYDGREKGGTLSTMRYAHALEKEVKVISV